One part of the Glycine soja cultivar W05 chromosome 11, ASM419377v2, whole genome shotgun sequence genome encodes these proteins:
- the LOC114375456 gene encoding uncharacterized protein LOC114375456 has product MEVHENGGSPRQSQSLSELQIVTMMSVPPLKMTEPRAVRKVLVSEDNTRAIHGCYQVVMYYENLKEKEHGWCLAGLIVESLARVLLDHPLLAGRLQRREDTGFEIVANDSGIRLLEACYPTTLSHFLHLNEEQHHLVFWKEIDTQYPQFSPLFYVQVTNFECGGYSIGISCSLLLAEVFLVENFLGKWAEIHMNMSPQHEEIQTPIFHHPRLKNPESLPPDIISRTQRQNGVQSMVFTITTEDANFSMELWRELAMLCVKEAEQKLSTNLGSEFSLVVKESSEVAKVESCSMNGWSVEGMRVKHEMSASRWEEFGVYEVAFFEGNKPVQVSCWIDSVSDGYAMVVPLPYLKHKNACAVIVVSPPLSSL; this is encoded by the exons atggaAGTGCATGAGAATGGTGGGTCTCCTAGGCAGAGCCAGAGCCTCTCAGAGTTGCAGATTGTGACTATGATGAGCGTGCCACCCCTCAAGATGACCGAACCACGAGCAGTTCGCAAAGTTTTGGTGAGTGAGGACAACACAAGGGCCATTCATGGATGCTACCAAGTAGTTATGTATTATGAGAATTTGAAGGAGAAGGAGCATGGTTGGTGTCTGGCTGGTTTGATTGTGGAGTCACTAGCCAGGGTTCTGTTGGATCACCCTCTACTCGCTGGTCGTCTTCAAAGAAGGGAAGACACCGGTTTCGAAATTGTGGCCAATGATTCTGGCATTCGACTCTTGGAGGCATGCTATCCGACCACCTTGTCACACTTTCTTCACTTGAATGAAGAACAACACCACCTTGTGTTCTGGAAGGAAATTGATACCCAGTATCCTCAGTTTTCTCCCCTGTTTTATGTCCAG gtGACCAACTTCGAATGTGGAGGATACTCGATTGGCATTAGTTGCAGCCTTCTATTGGCAGAGGTTTTTCTGGTGGAAAATTTCCTCGGAAAATGGGCTGAAATACACATGAACATGTCACCCCAACATGAAGAAATTCAGACACCGATATTTCACCACCCTCGTTTGAAAAATCCAGAGTCTCTCCCACCCGATATAATAAGCCGCACTCAAAGGCAAAACGGGGTTCAAAGCATGGTGTTCACAATCACTACCGAAGATGCAAACTTTAGCATGGAACTGTGGAGGGAATTGGCCATGCTTTGCGTTAAGGAAGCAGAACAAAAACTAAGCACAAATTTGGGTTCGGAGTTTTCTTTGGTCGTGAAAGAGTCTTCGGAGGTGGCCAAGGTAGAAAGTTGCTCAATGAATGGATGGAGTGTGGAGGGAATGAGGGTGAAGCATGAGATGAGTGCAAGCAGGTGGGAAGAGTTTGGAGTGTATGAGGTAGCATTTTTTGAGGGAAACAAACCTGTGCAAGTTTCTTGCTGGATTGACTCGGTGAGTGATGGCTATGCTATGGTAGTTCCACTCCCCTACCTCAAGCACAAAAATGCATGTGCTGTCATTGTAGTTTCACCCCCTCTTTCTTCCCTATGA
- the LOC114376504 gene encoding uncharacterized protein LOC114376504, whose amino-acid sequence MGFIPTYSLHVGAIPMLNQVMSATRGATDAFSGVSRHVNTSLRKLGANNVEVGVGCGVGMPHQFFSNCLAVKPVVLNQIQSCFVDVMTKMMTKIGLSPSLAFSQGAFPQSLQSAVSTVNTNQSSAGSMMQLATKSTDQVSQGQPEPQPVQIGSDFENNPLRGTAVGSAFGSRTEKVISNFLQNPLLKGEGGGLDEAVGRLQSERTMLQMVLKHQQIIEKLVEENERLRRILMEDLKIPSRKLEASSSGTLPIAKGNNDGKKE is encoded by the exons ATGGGTTTTATACC TACTTATTCGCTCCATGTAGGTGCAATACCTATGTTGAATCAAGTAATGAGTGCCACCAGAGGTGCCACCGATGCATTTTCTGGTGTTAGCAGGCATGTCAACACTTCT ttGAGGAAGTTGGGAGCTAATAATGTTGAAGTGGGTGTTGGATGTGGAGTTGGTATGCCACATCAATTCTTTTCCAACT GTCTTGCTGTGAAACCAGTGgttttgaatcaaattcaatcttGTTTTGTA GATgtaatgacaaagatgatgacaaagattgGACTTAGTCCAAGTTTAGCATTTAGTCAGGGTGCATTTCCACAATCCTTGCAAAGTGCTGTAAGCACAGTCAATACTAACCAAAGTTCTGCTGGAAGCATGATGCAGTTGGCAACTAAATCAACTGATCAAGTATCTCAAGGTCAGCCAGAGCCTCAACCTGTGCAAATTGGttctgattttgaaaataatccaTTAAGAGGCACTGCAGTTGGCTCTGCATTTGGCAGCAGAACTGAGAAGGTTATTAGCAACTTTCTGCAAAATCCACTATTGAAGGGAGAAGGAGGAGGACTTGATGAAGCA GTTGGACGTTTGCAGTCAGAAAGGACGATGCTTCAGATG GTTTTGAAACACCAGCAAATCATTGAAAAACTTGTGGAGGAAAATGAGAGGCTTCGGCGGATACTAATGGAGGACCTGAAAATACCATCTAGGAAACTTGAAGCAAGTTCTTCAG GTACCTTGCCTATTGCAAAAGGAAATAATGACGGTAAAAAAGAGTAG
- the LOC114375853 gene encoding uncharacterized protein LOC114375853 isoform X1, with protein MDWRRFFKPKTPVQTPQKTSGIPMLDQVMSATKGATDAFSGVGNLFKKMGSTTIPGMVGYGVGFSHGYGLGRSSKQLQSRLVEPMTKMIGLIPGLPFGWGALPMPEPSKSAQSKVPTNQISAESKMQLATKSADQISQGMQQATKSVDQISQGSMTQLATKSASQISQGLVGPQPTTKIDLAFDYKALKEAAVDSASDTQTENFPQNPSLKGDGGRLDEVAGLVQPENKLLQTVMKQRQIIDELVEENEKLCRILQGKDLKMPSSKLEASSSDSNIQTFPSSEVQDKITAGVSRPPGDADGTLSTSKAENQGISPTSKEENDGTLPISKGENVDKKE; from the exons ATGGACTGGAGACGCTTCTTCAAGCCCAAAACTCCCGTTCAAACTCCACAAAAAACGA GTGGAATaccaatgttggatcaagtaaTGAGCGCTACCAAGGGTGCAACGGATGCATTTTCTGGTGTTGGCAATTTG TTTAAGAAGATGGGATCTACAACTATTCCCGGCATGGTTGGATATGGAGTTGGTTTTAGTCATGGCTATGGACTTG GCCGATCCTCGAAACAACTTCAATCCCGTCTAGTA GAACCAATGACAAAGATGATTGGACTTATTCCCGGCTTACCCTTTGGTTGGGGTGCATTGCCAATGCCAGAACCCTCAAAGAGTGCCCAAAGCAAGGTCCCTACCAACCAAATTTCTGCTGAAAGCAAGATGCAATTGGCAACTAAATCAGCAGACCAAATTTCTCAAGGGATGCAACAGGCAACTAAGTCAGTTGACCAAATTTCTCAAGGAAGCATGACGCAGTTGGCAACTAAATCAGCCAGCCAAATATCTCAAGGTCTTGTAGGGCCCCAACCTACTACAAAGATTGATTTGGCTTTTGACTATAAAGCATTAAAAGAGGCTGCAGTTGACTCTGCATCTGACACCCAAACAGAGAACTTTCCGCAAAATCCATCATTGAAGGGAGATGGAGGAAGACTTGATGAAGTA GCTGGACTCGTGCAGCCAGAGAACAAACTACTTCAGACG GTTATGAAGCAGCGGCAAATCATTGATGAACTTGTGGAGGAAAATGAGAAGCTTTGCAGGATACTACAAGGGAAAGACCTAAAAATGCCATCTAGCAAACTTGAAGCAAGTTCTTCAG ATTCAAATATTCAGACATTTCCTTCATCCGAAGTTCAGGATAAGATTACGGCCGGTGTTTCTAGGCCTCCTGGAGATGCTGATG GTACTTTGTCAACTTCTAAAGCAGAAAATCagg GTATATCACCAacttcaaaagaagaaaatgacg GTACATTGCCAATTTCAAAAGGGGAAAATGTCGATAAAAAAGAGTAA
- the LOC114375853 gene encoding uncharacterized protein LOC114375853 isoform X3: protein MDWRRFFKPKTPVQTPQKTSGIPMLDQVMSATKGATDAFSGVGNLFKKMGSTTIPGMVGYGVGFSHGYGLGRSSKQLQSRLVEPMTKMIGLIPGLPFGWGALPMPEPSKSAQSKVPTNQISAESKMQLATKSADQISQGMQQATKSVDQISQGSMTQLATKSASQISQGLVGPQPTTKIDLAFDYKALKEAAVDSASDTQTENFPQNPSLKGDGGRLDEVAGLVQPENKLLQTVMKQRQIIDELVEENEKLCRILQGKDLKMPSSKLEASSSDSNIQTFPSSEVQDKITAGVSRPPGDADGISPTSKEENDGTLPISKGENVDKKE, encoded by the exons ATGGACTGGAGACGCTTCTTCAAGCCCAAAACTCCCGTTCAAACTCCACAAAAAACGA GTGGAATaccaatgttggatcaagtaaTGAGCGCTACCAAGGGTGCAACGGATGCATTTTCTGGTGTTGGCAATTTG TTTAAGAAGATGGGATCTACAACTATTCCCGGCATGGTTGGATATGGAGTTGGTTTTAGTCATGGCTATGGACTTG GCCGATCCTCGAAACAACTTCAATCCCGTCTAGTA GAACCAATGACAAAGATGATTGGACTTATTCCCGGCTTACCCTTTGGTTGGGGTGCATTGCCAATGCCAGAACCCTCAAAGAGTGCCCAAAGCAAGGTCCCTACCAACCAAATTTCTGCTGAAAGCAAGATGCAATTGGCAACTAAATCAGCAGACCAAATTTCTCAAGGGATGCAACAGGCAACTAAGTCAGTTGACCAAATTTCTCAAGGAAGCATGACGCAGTTGGCAACTAAATCAGCCAGCCAAATATCTCAAGGTCTTGTAGGGCCCCAACCTACTACAAAGATTGATTTGGCTTTTGACTATAAAGCATTAAAAGAGGCTGCAGTTGACTCTGCATCTGACACCCAAACAGAGAACTTTCCGCAAAATCCATCATTGAAGGGAGATGGAGGAAGACTTGATGAAGTA GCTGGACTCGTGCAGCCAGAGAACAAACTACTTCAGACG GTTATGAAGCAGCGGCAAATCATTGATGAACTTGTGGAGGAAAATGAGAAGCTTTGCAGGATACTACAAGGGAAAGACCTAAAAATGCCATCTAGCAAACTTGAAGCAAGTTCTTCAG ATTCAAATATTCAGACATTTCCTTCATCCGAAGTTCAGGATAAGATTACGGCCGGTGTTTCTAGGCCTCCTGGAGATGCTGATG GTATATCACCAacttcaaaagaagaaaatgacg GTACATTGCCAATTTCAAAAGGGGAAAATGTCGATAAAAAAGAGTAA
- the LOC114375853 gene encoding uncharacterized protein LOC114375853 isoform X2 — translation MDWRRFFKPKTPVQTPQKTSGIPMLDQVMSATKGATDAFSGVGNLFKKMGSTTIPGMVGYGVGFSHGYGLGRSSKQLQSRLVEPMTKMIGLIPGLPFGWGALPMPEPSKSAQSKVPTNQISAESKMQLATKSADQISQGMQQATKSVDQISQGSMTQLATKSASQISQGLVGPQPTTKIDLAFDYKALKEAAVDSASDTQTENFPQNPSLKGDGGRLDEAGLVQPENKLLQTVMKQRQIIDELVEENEKLCRILQGKDLKMPSSKLEASSSDSNIQTFPSSEVQDKITAGVSRPPGDADGTLSTSKAENQGISPTSKEENDGTLPISKGENVDKKE, via the exons ATGGACTGGAGACGCTTCTTCAAGCCCAAAACTCCCGTTCAAACTCCACAAAAAACGA GTGGAATaccaatgttggatcaagtaaTGAGCGCTACCAAGGGTGCAACGGATGCATTTTCTGGTGTTGGCAATTTG TTTAAGAAGATGGGATCTACAACTATTCCCGGCATGGTTGGATATGGAGTTGGTTTTAGTCATGGCTATGGACTTG GCCGATCCTCGAAACAACTTCAATCCCGTCTAGTA GAACCAATGACAAAGATGATTGGACTTATTCCCGGCTTACCCTTTGGTTGGGGTGCATTGCCAATGCCAGAACCCTCAAAGAGTGCCCAAAGCAAGGTCCCTACCAACCAAATTTCTGCTGAAAGCAAGATGCAATTGGCAACTAAATCAGCAGACCAAATTTCTCAAGGGATGCAACAGGCAACTAAGTCAGTTGACCAAATTTCTCAAGGAAGCATGACGCAGTTGGCAACTAAATCAGCCAGCCAAATATCTCAAGGTCTTGTAGGGCCCCAACCTACTACAAAGATTGATTTGGCTTTTGACTATAAAGCATTAAAAGAGGCTGCAGTTGACTCTGCATCTGACACCCAAACAGAGAACTTTCCGCAAAATCCATCATTGAAGGGAGATGGAGGAAGACTTGATGAA GCTGGACTCGTGCAGCCAGAGAACAAACTACTTCAGACG GTTATGAAGCAGCGGCAAATCATTGATGAACTTGTGGAGGAAAATGAGAAGCTTTGCAGGATACTACAAGGGAAAGACCTAAAAATGCCATCTAGCAAACTTGAAGCAAGTTCTTCAG ATTCAAATATTCAGACATTTCCTTCATCCGAAGTTCAGGATAAGATTACGGCCGGTGTTTCTAGGCCTCCTGGAGATGCTGATG GTACTTTGTCAACTTCTAAAGCAGAAAATCagg GTATATCACCAacttcaaaagaagaaaatgacg GTACATTGCCAATTTCAAAAGGGGAAAATGTCGATAAAAAAGAGTAA
- the LOC114373612 gene encoding 50S ribosomal protein L19-2, chloroplastic-like isoform X2, with product MASQVLLQALFAPKLSFPSSSRNVALISRVPSTPISWRCTPLIAKPSFAVRADSNVEGAGEATEDVPSYNVDEVSEGEGEQVSDSEAPKSPRKPRVKLGDVMGILNQRAIEASEKQRPTPDIRTGDIVEIKLEVPENKRRLSIYKGIVISKQNAGIHTTIRIRRIIAGTGVEIVFPVYSPNIKEIRVVSHRKVRRARLYYLRDKLPRFSTFK from the exons ATGGCTTCTCAAGTTCTTCTTCAA GCACTGTTTGCCCCCAAGCTAagtttcccttcttcttctcgtAACGTCGCGTTAATTTCTAGGGTTCCTTCCACCCCAATTTCATGGCGTTGCACTCCTCTCATTGCTAAGCCTAGTTTCGCTGTGAGAGCTGACTCCAACGTCGAAGGCGCTGGTGAAGCCACCGAGGATGTTCCTTCGTATAATGTTGATGAAGTTTCGGAAGGCGAAGGAGAACAAGTTTCGGATTCTGAAGCTCCAAAATCTCCCAGAAAACCCCGAGTCAAGCTCGGAGACGTCATGGGG ATACTGAATCAGAGGGCAATTGAGGCATCCGAGAAGCAAAGGCCAACTCCAGACATTAGGACTGGGGATATTGTCGAAATCAAATtg GAGGTTCCTGAGAACAAGCGTAGGTTGTCCATTTACAAAGGGATTGTCATCTCAAAGCAAAATGCTGGTATTCACACAACTATTCGAATCCGAAGAATCATTGCTGGCACAGGGGTTGAGATAGTCTTCCCAGT TTACTCACCAAACATCAAAGAAATCAGAGTGGTAAGCCACCGTAAGGTCAGGAGAGCAAGATTGTACTATCTGAGAGACAAGCTTCCGAGATTCTCCACTTTCAAGTGA
- the LOC114373612 gene encoding 50S ribosomal protein L19-2, chloroplastic-like isoform X1, which yields MASQVLLQQALFAPKLSFPSSSRNVALISRVPSTPISWRCTPLIAKPSFAVRADSNVEGAGEATEDVPSYNVDEVSEGEGEQVSDSEAPKSPRKPRVKLGDVMGILNQRAIEASEKQRPTPDIRTGDIVEIKLEVPENKRRLSIYKGIVISKQNAGIHTTIRIRRIIAGTGVEIVFPVYSPNIKEIRVVSHRKVRRARLYYLRDKLPRFSTFK from the exons ATGGCTTCTCAAGTTCTTCTTCAA CAGGCACTGTTTGCCCCCAAGCTAagtttcccttcttcttctcgtAACGTCGCGTTAATTTCTAGGGTTCCTTCCACCCCAATTTCATGGCGTTGCACTCCTCTCATTGCTAAGCCTAGTTTCGCTGTGAGAGCTGACTCCAACGTCGAAGGCGCTGGTGAAGCCACCGAGGATGTTCCTTCGTATAATGTTGATGAAGTTTCGGAAGGCGAAGGAGAACAAGTTTCGGATTCTGAAGCTCCAAAATCTCCCAGAAAACCCCGAGTCAAGCTCGGAGACGTCATGGGG ATACTGAATCAGAGGGCAATTGAGGCATCCGAGAAGCAAAGGCCAACTCCAGACATTAGGACTGGGGATATTGTCGAAATCAAATtg GAGGTTCCTGAGAACAAGCGTAGGTTGTCCATTTACAAAGGGATTGTCATCTCAAAGCAAAATGCTGGTATTCACACAACTATTCGAATCCGAAGAATCATTGCTGGCACAGGGGTTGAGATAGTCTTCCCAGT TTACTCACCAAACATCAAAGAAATCAGAGTGGTAAGCCACCGTAAGGTCAGGAGAGCAAGATTGTACTATCTGAGAGACAAGCTTCCGAGATTCTCCACTTTCAAGTGA
- the LOC114373611 gene encoding vesicle-associated protein 2-1-like isoform X1 gives MTASQLISVSPDELRFHFELEKQTFCDLKVLNNSENYVAFKVKTTSPKKYFVRPNTAVVQPWDSCIIRVTLQAQREYPPDMQCKDKFLLQSTTVNPNTDVDDLPPDTFNKESGNSVEELKLRVAYISPTSPEGSSEDDASKNSQSFDTSSSQALQNLKEERDAAARQTRQLQQELDMLKNRRNRRSDPGFSLTFAIFVGLLGALLGFLMKLLFSSPSTE, from the exons ATGACCGCCTCTCAACTCATCTCCGTTAGTCCCGACGAACTCCGCTTCCACT TTGAGTTGGAGAAGCAAACATTTTGCGATCTTAAGGTCCTCAATAACTCCGAGAACTATGTTGCTTTCAAG GTCAAAACCACTTCTCCAAAGAAATACTTTGTGCGACCTAACACCGCTGTTGTACAGCCCTGGGACTCTTGTATCATCAGAG TCACCCTCCAAGCCCAACGGGAATACCCTCCAGACATGCAATGTAAAGACAAGTTTCTCTTACAGAGTACAACAGTGAATCCAAATACTGATGTTGATGATCTCCCGCCAGATACT TTTAATAAGGAGAGTGGTAATTCAGTAGAGGAGTTGAAATTGAGAGTTGCATATATCTCTCCTACCTCACCTGAAGGAAGCTCTGAAGATGACGCATCAAAGAACTCGCAAAGCTTTGATACCTCTTCT AGTCAGGCTTTACAGAATCtgaaggaagaaagagatgcCGCTGCCAGACAAACGAGACAGCTGCAACAGGAACTG GACATGCTAAAAAACCGAAGAAACCGAAGAAGTGACCCTGGCTTTTCCTTAACCTTTGCCATTTTTGTGGGTCTCCTTGGAGCTTTACTTGGCTTTCTAATGAaacttttattctcttctccatCTACAGAGTGA
- the LOC114373611 gene encoding vesicle-associated protein 2-1-like isoform X2 encodes MTASQLISVSPDELRFHFELEKQTFCDLKVLNNSENYVAFKVKTTSPKKYFVRPNTAVVQPWDSCIIRVTLQAQREYPPDMQCKDKFLLQSTTVNPNTDVDDLPPDTFNKESGNSVEELKLRVAYISPTSPEGSSEDDASKNSQSFDTSSALQNLKEERDAAARQTRQLQQELDMLKNRRNRRSDPGFSLTFAIFVGLLGALLGFLMKLLFSSPSTE; translated from the exons ATGACCGCCTCTCAACTCATCTCCGTTAGTCCCGACGAACTCCGCTTCCACT TTGAGTTGGAGAAGCAAACATTTTGCGATCTTAAGGTCCTCAATAACTCCGAGAACTATGTTGCTTTCAAG GTCAAAACCACTTCTCCAAAGAAATACTTTGTGCGACCTAACACCGCTGTTGTACAGCCCTGGGACTCTTGTATCATCAGAG TCACCCTCCAAGCCCAACGGGAATACCCTCCAGACATGCAATGTAAAGACAAGTTTCTCTTACAGAGTACAACAGTGAATCCAAATACTGATGTTGATGATCTCCCGCCAGATACT TTTAATAAGGAGAGTGGTAATTCAGTAGAGGAGTTGAAATTGAGAGTTGCATATATCTCTCCTACCTCACCTGAAGGAAGCTCTGAAGATGACGCATCAAAGAACTCGCAAAGCTTTGATACCTCTTCT GCTTTACAGAATCtgaaggaagaaagagatgcCGCTGCCAGACAAACGAGACAGCTGCAACAGGAACTG GACATGCTAAAAAACCGAAGAAACCGAAGAAGTGACCCTGGCTTTTCCTTAACCTTTGCCATTTTTGTGGGTCTCCTTGGAGCTTTACTTGGCTTTCTAATGAaacttttattctcttctccatCTACAGAGTGA
- the LOC114373609 gene encoding bax inhibitor 1-like: MDAFNSFFDSRNRWNYDTLKNFRQISPVVQNHLKQVYFTLCFAVVAAAVGAYLHVLLNIGGFLTTVACMGSSFWLLSTPPFEERKRVTLLMAASLFQGSSIGPLIDLAIHIDPSLIFSAFVGTALAFACFSGAALVARRREYLYLGGLVSSGLSILLWLHFASSIFGGSTALFKFELYFGLLVFVGYIVVDTQEIVERAHLGDLDYVKHALTLFTDLVAVFVRILVIMLKNSTERNEKKKKRRD, from the exons ATGGACGCCTTCAATTCCTTCTTCGATTCAAGAAACCGATGGAATTACGATACTCTCAAAAACTTCCGTCAGATTTCTCCGGTCGTGCAGAATCACCTGAAGCAG GTTTATTTTACTCTGTGTTTTGCCGTGGTTGCTGCGGCTGTCGGGGCTTACCTTCATGTCCTCTTGAACATTGGGGGTTTTCTTACTACAGTGGCATGCATGGGAAGCAGCTTTTGGTTACTCTCCACACCTCCTTTTGAAGAG AGGAAGAGGGTGACTTTGTTGATGGCCGCATCACTGTTTCAGGGTTCCTCTATTGGACCCTTGATTGATTTGGCTATTCATATCGATCCAAG CCTTATCTTTAGTGCATTTGTGGGAACAGCTTTGGCCTTTGCATGCTTCTCAGGAGCAGCTTTGGTTGCAAGGCGTAGGGAGTACCTGTACCTTGGTGGCTTGGTTTCTTCTGGATTGTCCATCCTTCTCTGGTTGCACTTTGCTTCTTCCATCTTTGGAGGCTCAACAGCTCTCTTTAAGTTTGAG TTGTACTTTGGGCTATTGGTGTTTGTAGGTTACATTGTAGTAGACACCCAAGAAATAGTTGAGAGGGCACACTTGGGCGATCTGGACTATGTAAAGCATGCCTTGACCTTGTTTACCGATTTGGTCGCAGTTTTTGTCCGGATTCTTGTTATTATG TTGAAGAATTCGACTGAGaggaatgagaagaaaaagaagagaagagattGA